tagatgtattttaaagtgtagattcactcattttgctccgtatgtagtttatattgaaatcactaaaaagacttatatttaggaacggagggagtatatgaaacTTGCAGAAATACAAGTGTAGCGACACCAGCTTGCTGACatgcattctctctctctctctctctctctctctctctctctctctctctctctctctctttgtgtttcgacaGCTTGGCCGCCCTTTGTTGCTGCTGTCTGCTGGAAGCTTGCTTCTTAAGTTCTAAGCGAGAGGGGGCAGATTTGGTGCAGCTATGTTGAAATTGTGATTGGCTTGCTAATTAGTACTAGGAGATTACAAGAACTCCTTGCCGTCATGTTTGTATGTTCAGATGATTGCTGTACCTTTTCGCAAaaacaaagaagaagatgatgattgtTGTACCCAGTGAACATGAAAAAACAAGCACGAAAGCTCTAGCAAAGCCACAATACCCTGAAGAAAAGGCTAATCCACGACATGCTGTCTGAAGATAAAACTAATTCAGAGTAGAATATACTACAGTTTATGTCAGGCACACACTAATAATAACTTGGAAATTCAGCAGGGTTTCAACAACACAACAAACTTGGTAATCCAGCAGGAGTTCAAGAAATTCAGCAGGGTTTCGACAACATAACAAACATGGAAATTCAGCAGGGTTTCAACAACATAACAGACCACGACAGTACCAAGGGAGTGTCACTAGTGAGCATCCGACAGATTACTGCGGCACACCATTACAACAGCATACACACacatttttttagaacgaagacgtcAGATGGGTCCGGCTTTAacgcatacacacacatacatataaCAAAACGGGAGGAGAGGCGAAAGCATCAACTGAAGGCCGTCACTCAGTGGCAACCAGCGGCCTGTTTCTGCGGTCTGATCCAGTCGTGCAGCACCATGGTCACCCTGTCGTGCTGcttcacggaggtgccgtgcaggagcggggcggcgcgggcgaggaCGCGGTTGTAGTGGACGTACTCCTTCTGCCGGAACCTCTCCTGTTCAGGCGGCGTCATCTCGTCCCACTCGGCGTGCAGCTTCTCCGACAGGCTCCAGTCGATGTTGTACCTGGTGGCGCCGAAGCACGTCTGGCTCAGGACCCGCCTCGCCAGGGTCTGCAGGTCGGGCACGCGAGCCCCGTGCGTCGACCACCATTCAACTGCGAATGTCGAGTGAAGCGTGGTAAGAAGGTGCGTAATTCATGTGGTATGATATGAACGGATGAATGAAATGGTGATCATCTCAGTGGGTGTAAATGTTTGGGTTTGAAAGTTGAAGTGAAAATGGAAGAAGAGAAGGCTCCTGTACAGTTTAAGCAGACCATATACCCCAGTTTGTAACTTGCAACAAACTAAGCAACTATGTTGACAAACTTAGCCTGATGCAGAGAAGTTGATCATTCTACACGTTCATCTGTAAACCTTTTAACTtctctactactccctctgtcccataatgtaagacgtttttgcaagcacgtcttacattatgggatggcgGGAGTATTTATTTAAACAACCATGTTGACAAGTTAGGCTAATGCAGAGGAGTTGAACTTTGAATAGAAGTGCACTTATGACATGATATATTTGTGCCATGTTCACATGCTAACTAAATATGTTGGCGCACTGTATGTTATGGTGCACAAATGCACATATCAGATTTGGTGGAGGACCTCAGACACTATTCCAGCTCACTCTTAAGATTGGAAAAAATCAAGTACATATGACACATAAAGGCACTACCGTCAGTGGCTTGTTAGGGAGTGGTCATTTTGCAAGAGGTTAGGGTATAGCTTACTTTGTGGTAATTCCATGATTTGCTGCATTGCTGGATCTGTGTCGAAATAGCCCAACTTCTTTTCATACACTTCCAATTGTGCAGACGCTTTTCTGGCATTGTAATGAGCCTTGCCCAGTTGGATTGTACAGGCCGCGATGCCGCTGCTGATCTCAGCATCAGGCTGGAATCCAGCTGTGTAAAAGATCCTTGAGTTTAGCATCTGACCAGCAGCATGGAGGGGACTATGCAAGTAACCATCCCATATCCTGTCAATCATACACCAATAGAACTCACTTTCATCTCCAACATTGAGAAATATCTCTTCCTTTGCTCTATCCATGGCTTCATACAAGATACCCATCGGACAGATATCAGATTCCAGTTTATACAACACACTAACAAGTGGTTTTGTAACCTTCACGATTTCAGCAGCAGCATGCCAAAATTCATCGTCTGTCTTTACTATACTCTGGATACGCTCGAACAAATCAAGACAAGCCCAACCAGAGGGAACCCATTCAGGCGAGCTGATCATCTGCACCAGACCTACTCTTGCAGAAACTAACCTCTCTAATGTGATGAACACTGCCACAAATCTCAGATAAGAACTGCTCAAAATCTCCTCCTGAACATATCTTCCTTTCAGTTTCATTGGCAGTGCATGGCCATATAAAAACCTTGTAATTTCCCTTGCCTTCATTAGGACTTCACTGACATGCTCGAGCGCTGCTATTTTCTCAAGCAGAAGGTTGATGCAATGGTCAGCACATAGCGCGAAGAAAAAACTGTCATATTTATTTAGCACATACTGCCGTGCCATCTGCATATGGGGTGACACGTCATTCATGACAATCTGAACAATGTTATGGGCACCAACATCATCAACCACGCGAGAAAGCATTGATTCTAGCTCATCCAAGTCCTCAGTGATTTCAGAGACGTCAATGGATCTGAGGAACTGCGTACCTTTGCTGCAGTGCACCAGGACACTTACGAAGCTTTTGTCACACTTGCTCTTCCAACTATCCACAATTACAGTGCAGCCACTTGTTTGCCACTCTTGCTTGAGTTCCTTTGCGCGGTTCTCAGTTTCTCTTAGTTGCTCCTGCAGAACAGCTTCGTACGTAGGCTCAGGTGCAGGTTTGGAGAAGAACTTGCCTATTGATTTTGCTGACGGAGAATCGAAGTAATCACTTGCCTCAACCTTGGGTTTCAGTTGACAAGAATTATATGTGATTTCCTTGGGCTGCCTCAAATCCGGTAGACAATGAAGAAAGCAGCGGTTATTGGACACAGTTGGTTGTAGCTGTGGTTGCTGGACTTGAGCAGATGGAAGGGCTGGGCTTGTGTGAGGAACCTCATCATGTTCATGCTTCCGTTTCTTCATTTTTCTGAGCATCCAAGCTTTCTCTTCTTGCGATCCACAAGTGAACTCCTTAAGCTTGTGCTGACATTGCCCCTGATGCCTGTTAAATGGTGCTCTAGGCGGTTGTAACTCGAAACCACCTTAACGCAGTAATGGCAGCTCACTCTGCAACCTTCCTCACCAATGGTTTTGCCATGCCTTTCTTTTCCACGGTTACTTGTCTGAGGATATTGTACAGAAAAAACCTGAAGGAAAGCAATGGGAGATACTTCAGTAATGCAAAAATTAAAATGTCAAATTCCCAAAACATTAGTGCAACATTTCACCAATGATTAGATTTCATATGCTTCCTCTTAATGACAGCACATGATGTCAACAGAGAAGACTGTGATCCAACTAAACACTGTACCTTAGAAGTTTATAAACACAATATTACTGGATGAAACAGTTTGTTCTGTATTTTTTTTCCCAATAAAGAACAGTTTGTCTATATAACTCTTGAAGAAAAACACATAGAGGCGTGGTCAATGGTTCATAGTATATTTACCAGCAGACTGGAGGCATGAGCTTGTTCACAAGTTACAAGTTCATTATCACCAGGGCAACAAATCTTTGGGCACCGATGCGATGAATTAACAGTAACTCTAACGGGGCAGTGAACGATTGGCCATTTTCACCATGGTACACTCCAGAAACATGTAACTTCAATTAGATTAGACAGTTGTTCCTCGCAAACAGTCTTAAATTTGATGTTTACAATCCTGAAGGATTCAAATGAACCATACGAAATAGGCCGGTGTAAATAAAAGGTTAACTATTTCGGTACTATCCCACAGGACAATTGGAGTAATATGTAGTTTTTCACAGACTAGAGATGTGGTATAAGCATAAGACTGCACGATGATCTTACAAAGCCAGTAACATACCCCCTTTCAGCCCTCTGATACCCAGCCACAACAAAGAGCAGATCCGGAACCCTCTCGCTACCCTCTCTCCATCCATCCCGAAGTCCAGCGGCGCCGTCACCAGGATCGGAGCCGCCGTCCACCTCCACGCCTGACTTCATCCCAGCTCGCTCGCTGCCGTGCGGCCCCGTCGGCCGGCGGCACGGGCAGCGGCCGGGCCCTGAACTGTCGGGCGTGGTGGAGGCCCGGTGGAGCGCGTCGGGTTGCGGCATTCGGCCGCGAGGGGCGCGGTGGTGCGCGGATTGGTGTGTGTGGGGGGTCCCGGTTTCCTTTAGTAATAGTAACGGGGTAATCTGGTTTTCGCTGGGTGTTTCCTAATTAATCAAGAAACTTATCTTTTTTTTCTTAATGAATGTAGAAATCCCGTCATTCGGAAAAACAATACCCCTCTGAAACAAATGGCATGCAGTGAACTTTTTTTTTCCTGATACTAGAATAAAAAAATTCATAGTTTTAGCATTTCCTTAGAATCGGCTCAAACCCCTTTCAAAAATCTAACATTACGCTGCCCAATTCataaaaaaaaaaacagaaaaatcctAAAATGGAGAAAGGGGAATTCTTCCTGGCATGCTCCAATGCACACCCTCTATGCACAAGAAAGCCGCAAATGACTTTGACTGTTTGCCATTTCTAGGCATTGACGAGACGACGAGTTTTAATTGAGGAAAGGACATTCAGTGATGGGTGGGTGGGTGAAACAATGAAGAACAACATTTCATTCTTTTTACCTTGACATGTTTTTAAtagttagatcaacaattattcccGAAATCACGGTCACCAAAAGAGGCAACACAAACTTCGGTGGATTATTGGGGCAAACCTCGGTGAACCGAGCATGGTTCGAAAGAGAATCCGACTGGGGTGGATGTGCACTAGAGAGACATTGGAAAACAAACAAAGATAGGCTCGGAAAAAAAATGTGAAACCCAAGTGAGATGGGTGTTGTGTTGGATACATGTTCCCTTGATTGGTTACTTCAGAGAACTTCATTGGCATAAACACATAATTCGAAAGAACACCTTGGGATAATCCTAGCTCTTAATGTTGCACTTGAACAATGAGATTTTCAAAAAAAGCCTGAGAAACATGCATTTAGTTCTAATATACTCCCTAGAAAAAACAGAAATGGTATCAACAAAAAACTTTTATGCTCCTCATGAACAAATTGCTTTTCCTTACCTTTGACTTTAGATCTCGTCTTCTCCGTTCCAAGATGTAAATGATGGCCTAACAGTGGGGCAATGGATGTGGTGCGTTGGAAAAGGGTGAATGGTGTGGCGCGTCTGCGGCTTGCTATAATCCTAGTTGAATATCTTAATGCATGTACTGCACTTGAACAATGAGATTTCCATGGAAGCCTGGGAAATATGCATTTAGTTCTAATATGCTcactagaaaaaacaaaaaatggtaTGAACAAAATCCTTTATGCTCGTAGAGAATACATTATTTTTTCTTACCTTTGACTTTGGATCTCGCCGTCTTCGTCCAAGATGTAAAAGGAGGATGGCCTGGGCAACGACTGTGGTGCGTCGGGAAAAGGGTGGATGGTGCAGTGCATCAACGCCTTGGAATACCACAATCTCACCTAGGAGG
The sequence above is drawn from the Triticum aestivum cultivar Chinese Spring chromosome 7A, IWGSC CS RefSeq v2.1, whole genome shotgun sequence genome and encodes:
- the LOC123148601 gene encoding uncharacterized protein, with the protein product MLRKMKKRKHEHDEVPHTSPALPSAQVQQPQLQPTVSNNRCFLHCLPDLRQPKEITYNSCQLKPKVEASDYFDSPSAKSIGKFFSKPAPEPTYEAVLQEQLRETENRAKELKQEWQTSGCTVIVDSWKSKCDKSFVSVLVHCSKGTQFLRSIDVSEITEDLDELESMLSRVVDDVGAHNIVQIVMNDVSPHMQMARQYVLNKYDSFFFALCADHCINLLLEKIAALEHVSEVLMKAREITRFLYGHALPMKLKGRYVQEEILSSSYLRFVAVFITLERLVSARVGLVQMISSPEWVPSGWACLDLFERIQSIVKTDDEFWHAAAEIVKVTKPLVSVLYKLESDICPMGILYEAMDRAKEEIFLNVGDESEFYWCMIDRIWDGYLHSPLHAAGQMLNSRIFYTAGFQPDAEISSGIAACTIQLGKAHYNARKASAQLEVYEKKLGYFDTDPAMQQIMELPQIEWWSTHGARVPDLQTLARRVLSQTCFGATRYNIDWSLSEKLHAEWDEMTPPEQERFRQKEYVHYNRVLARAAPLLHGTSVKQHDRVTMVLHDWIRPQKQAAGCH